From Scatophagus argus isolate fScaArg1 chromosome 2, fScaArg1.pri, whole genome shotgun sequence:
TACAAATTGCgagctttgtgttttcttttctcatagTGAAGAACATCCACACTAAAGACATGTTAGTGTGCAGCTCTGAAGACCGGATGATTCCAGTCCTTGGCCAGTCGATCGGTGCATCTCTACTAAAACTTCTTTTTATTGTGTAGCAGACTGAATATTTCCCCCCTACATTAGATCAGAAGTCTTTCAGGTTTCCCGAAATACCTTCAAAACAGCAATAAGCGTTGTTAAACAGCCTAACCAGATGCTTAGCTCTTTGACTCAAACGTGACATCACAGAGGTCAACCTGAAGCCGTGCTGAAATATGAGCAGTTAGGGCAATTTAACTTTGTCAAGAAAAGTGCAGGCCTGGAGAGAACATGAGATGATTACATTCACAGTAGAAAAATTAGACCAGACTGTCCAAAAATAATCACACGACTGATGATCAATTCAGTGATGTTTCAGATGCGTTCAATGCTTTTCTGTCCAAGCGGTAAACAGGACACAATTTCCTACGTGCACGTCTACTCCATGATATTATGGAGGAGTCCTAACACATTTACAAACTACTGACATGTACATACACAAGGTACAACCAGTACCACAGTTGATATACACTGGCTTATAATCTGTGACTTTATATATTGTAGTAATATTCATATACGAGGAATTCGTAAAAAGTGACATTGCAGTTTAAATCAATTTATCTGATTCTGTCTACATCTTCGTCATGCAGAGCCAAAGGAACATATTCTACTTGTTCTGCTGGTACAAGGCCACTGCGATTTTTCTGAGGtatcaaaacaaagaaaccatAAAGTAAACTGAGTGAGACTCTACAGCAGGATGCGACAAAACTAAAAGACACCGTAACAGCAGCAAGTTAAGGTACAACAAAATCTTGTGACCCTGAAACGAAAAAGACACTGAAACTTGTCTCGAATTGTCAGCGCTAATTAGCAGCATCATATAGTGTTCAACGTCAACATCACAGACACTAGCACGTACAGTACGCAGACAGCTAAGTAGGCAAAGAGGCTCCTGAGTAAAAACACCGATTTGCCATTTGTCAGTTTAGTTAATGCCCACCCCAACCCAGGCAACAAGGAAATCGCAAAAAGCTCAGGTTTTTTGGACGAACACAACAGGAACATGTGAAGCAGTTCATTGCATTTTGCTCTTTGCAATTCATAAACCTGATAGTCAGCTACTGGAGGAACCTTGCAAAGTGAGATAGcttgaagtttgttttttttttttctcagattcCTGTCTTTTGCATGATATGAGAGGCGAGCAGTAGATGGGGAAGGGGACGAATATCAATTTACAGCAAAATCAAGGAGAAGTCTGTTTCATTTCCAGCTTGGTTTAGTGCTTCTGCTGGGCGTCATCGAGTCTCTAGACTGAGCAGACTTTTCAGAAAAGCTATTACTTTTACGAATATCTTCACGTgttggaggtggtggaggagtcTTGCTGCGGTAGGCGCTGCGACTGGCTGCTTTCACGCTTTGCACCCGTCGCAAGTTTGTCCCTTGCGGCCGTTCGTCGTTAGTTTGAACTGCGGCTGGCAACCTGTTCTGTTTCATCTGGGTTTGTCGACCTCGAAGCGAGGGGCTGCGTGACGGCGTGGAGGGGACAGACGGGGGGCCCAGCTCCTTCTTGGTCCTGGAAGATGAAGCTACGGTGTTGCGGGCAAAACTGGGGACATCGGAGGTGTTTTTTGCACTGGGTGTGTGAGAGCTGCTGTTCTCAGAGGAAGCGGCggcctgagcctgagcctgagcttGGGCCTGTGCCAGAGCTCTCATGGTGGAGCGGCACATCTTCTCCTCAGGTGCAGGCTTGGGGATGTTCCTCAGGGGTTTGGCGCTCGGCTTGTGGATGGAAGCCTTTCTTGGGGTTGAATCGCGTGCCCATCTGGAAATGCCACCCATCAGGCTGCTTCCCCTCTGAGCTTTTGACTCATCGGGAGGCAGACTGGAGTGTCGAAGGGGTCTCATGGTCTTCTCGCTCCTTCCTCTCGCCGGGGTGCTCTGGTCTCGAAGAGGCCGGTGTGACTCCGCACTGCCATGCACCTCTGCTCTCTTGCTGCTGCCTGTCCTTGTAAGCTTGCTAATGGGCACAACTTTGCGCATGCCCTGGCTCTCACTGCTGGTAAGTGTTCGCACACTGCGACCTCCGCTCGATTTAGTCGCTTTGTTAACTTTGCTCTTTGTGTGCGCCggttttctgctgcttctctgcgCATCTTTTTCGGCACACTGCTTTCCCTCAGCGGTGTCACAGCTCTCTGTGTCCCACTCCTCTGTGGTAGCGGACGGAGTCATGGACGCCACATCCACAGATTTTGGCGCTGAAAGCTCATTGGTTGAAACGGACTGGTCGTTGGGAGACATGGACTCTAAATTAGAGGACAGAGAGCTTGGATCTTGCTGGCTCTCCTGATCTTTGCACTTAGTCGTTCCAAAAAGCCCCTCTTTGGTTAGAGATGAGCTTTCAACCTCAGAGCAATCCAAGGTGACCGAACAGTCTGTTTCTGTACagtctaaaatataaaacactggTTTCTTATTGGATACAGAGGTGTCTAATGGGAGGGGTGTATCACAGGTAGTTGATGAAACTGTACtgttgtcctcttcctctctccgtctctcagGAGAAGCCCCAGCCGGTGTGGGAGGATCTATTTTCCCTCCCCAGGATGCCTTGGGATCTGCTCCTCTTTCTAAAACTTTACCATGTAGCTGGTTGTCCAGACTTGTGGGAGGTGACTGTCTCTCCCTTTCCAAATCAGTCACCACGACATCCCCCTGGTTAACAAAGTGCATGTGATTGCTGTTATTGTTCGGACTCGGAAGGTCAAAAGCTTGAGGACCTCGGACTAAAGTGTGCTTCTCCACACTAACATTCATGTGGCCAGTAATTGCTGGGTTGGGAAGATGGGCTGGCTTTTGAAAGACACAAAAGGAAGGAGGCAGGGCGCTGCCCTCTGACACAGATGAGTAAAtatcgttgttgttgttgtatggaTCGTTATCATTCAACCCAGAGGAGGAAAACCTGACCAGTGGGCTGATGGGCTCAGTTTCTGCTCGTGGAGATGTCACCTGTCTGTCGCAGCCCAGCTCACGGTTGTCGTCTTGGGCTAAGATCCAGGGGGTCATCTTCCGCTGCAGGGCGCGGCCTGACCGAGGTAGGCTATTAAACTTGGAGAAGTCAGTGGGATTGTCAGTGCCTCCAAATAGCTCCAGGTATCCTTGGAGTTCTCTGTCGGCTATGGAGGTCATGGTGTGACGGTGGCGTCGGGCACTTGCAGAGCGTCCCAGCGGGCTGTGTGGACTCTGAGACCTCTGCTGAAAGAAGTCCAGCAGGCCTTCCTTGGTGAGCATCTCCACGTCGTTCTCACTGCTGCTCCGACCGAAGACGCCGCTCTGATCCGCACC
This genomic window contains:
- the fhdc1 gene encoding FH2 domain-containing protein 1, with protein sequence MLVMSCPSTTNEPESCSSEGSSCTTSSSITTSDPSSMSGHTHTAPPSLSNAPDTSKHEAPPPPPLPPPPPGAPPPPPPPATTSTSHNTRKKRRVRSFFWKPIPEEKVRGKPNIWTLAVRQQQYQIDIRSVEELFGQQEEAVSGIRGTSPASGTSSRVSRSRSFKESSKDEISILDSKRGMNVGIFLKQFKKSNRSIVDDIRRGEGKTYGAELLKDLLKLLPDAEEIKKLQVFKGDPDKLTLVDSFMYLLIQVPRFEVRIEAMVLREEFFPSCAVMSHEIDVVRVATKELMSCEELHAILHLVLQAGNIMNAGGYAGNAVGFKLSSLLSLADTKANKPGMNLLHFVAMEAKKKDEKLLKFPEKLQDVQSAARISVENIEMEFSSLYVRIKSLEEKVQGDQELLQQLEPFLQSSALTLQDLKRRRLDLRKEGNALIDFFCEDKDTFKLDECFRIFQDFCIKFKKAVKDNVDRELKEAARQRRLRELEEKRFAWSGGADQSGVFGRSSSENDVEMLTKEGLLDFFQQRSQSPHSPLGRSASARRHRHTMTSIADRELQGYLELFGGTDNPTDFSKFNSLPRSGRALQRKMTPWILAQDDNRELGCDRQVTSPRAETEPISPLVRFSSSGLNDNDPYNNNNDIYSSVSEGSALPPSFCVFQKPAHLPNPAITGHMNVSVEKHTLVRGPQAFDLPSPNNNSNHMHFVNQGDVVVTDLERERQSPPTSLDNQLHGKVLERGADPKASWGGKIDPPTPAGASPERRREEEDNSTVSSTTCDTPLPLDTSVSNKKPVFYILDCTETDCSVTLDCSEVESSSLTKEGLFGTTKCKDQESQQDPSSLSSNLESMSPNDQSVSTNELSAPKSVDVASMTPSATTEEWDTESCDTAEGKQCAEKDAQRSSRKPAHTKSKVNKATKSSGGRSVRTLTSSESQGMRKVVPISKLTRTGSSKRAEVHGSAESHRPLRDQSTPARGRSEKTMRPLRHSSLPPDESKAQRGSSLMGGISRWARDSTPRKASIHKPSAKPLRNIPKPAPEEKMCRSTMRALAQAQAQAQAQAAASSENSSSHTPSAKNTSDVPSFARNTVASSSRTKKELGPPSVPSTPSRSPSLRGRQTQMKQNRLPAAVQTNDERPQGTNLRRVQSVKAASRSAYRSKTPPPPPTREDIRKSNSFSEKSAQSRDSMTPSRSTKPSWK